From Triticum urartu cultivar G1812 unplaced genomic scaffold, Tu2.1 TuUngrouped_contig_6761, whole genome shotgun sequence, a single genomic window includes:
- the LOC125531055 gene encoding uncharacterized protein LOC125531055: MSSSTTSGQGQGDDAPDLVCVADCVHGMVDALSCVRWNKHQGAVVELSEHGIVVTVEESGCLQAKVYLKTELFAEYDYGAEGRPRFGLSLGLLVDCLNMFTVPGFASPVEIRYPGPDMQLLLRSVGSPDACIHAEIRTRIPDTVAWDYHFEHAGNTPVTFTVKSAILKESIDDLEWPGSSIQIHFHPDPPSVIFKGEGHGDLEIEFSYYANTDLLIAFQCDQELSYRYKYKFLRATTSNVPSSVLKENRGSKVTIGRGGMLKIQHLVSVARLGTQSYHNFAGGAQQPSRIAFIEFFVKPEEDD; the protein is encoded by the exons ATGAGCTCGTCGACGACGTCCGGCCAGGGCCAGGGCGACGACGCGCCGGACCTG GTCTGCGTGGCGGACTGCGTCCACGGCATGGTCGACGCCCTCTCCTGCGTCCGCTGGAACAAGCATCAG GGCGCGGTGGTGGAGCTGTCGGAGCACGGCATCGTGGTCACCGTGGAGGAGAGCGGCTGCCTCCAGGCAAAGGTCTACCTCAAGACCGAG CTGTTTGCGGAGTACGACTATGGTGCGGAGGGGCGTCCACGGTTCGGCCTCAGCCTGGGGCTCCTCGTCGACTGCCTCAACATGTTTACGGTCCCCGGGTTCGCCTCCCCTGTCGAGATCCGGTACCCTGGTCCCGACATGCAGCTTCTCCTCAG GTCAGTGGGGTCTCCAGATGCATGTATACATGCAGAAATCAGAACCAGAATTCCTGATACTGTCGCCTGGGATTACCATTTTGAGCATGCAGGGAACACTCCAGTCACTTTTACTGTTAAG TCTGCCATCCTGAAAGAATCAATTGATGATCTTGAGTGGCCAGGCTCCAGCATTCAGATTCATTTTCATCCAGACCCCCCTTCAGTAATATTTAAAGGCGAAGGGCATGGTGACTTGGAG ATCGAATTCTCCTACTATGCAAATACTGATCTTCTAATTGCATTCCAGTGTGACCAAGAATTATCCTACAG GTATAAGTACAAGTTTCTTCGTGCCACTACCTCGAATGTTCCAAGTAGCGTCCTGAAGGAGAATCGTGGGAGTAAAGTGACGATTGGGAGGGGAGGGATGCTCAAAATCCAGCACTTGGTTTCAGTTGCAAGGCTAGGTACGCAATCTTACCATAATTTTGCTGGAGGGGCTCAACAGCCAAGCCGGATTGCTTTTATCGAATTCTTTGTCAAGCCGGAGGAGGATGATTAA